The Pseudodesulfovibrio sp. zrk46 genome contains a region encoding:
- the rplX gene encoding 50S ribosomal protein L24 → MMKTKIRKDDKVMVIAGKDKGKIGKVLKVLKKKDKVLVEKVNMVQRHTKANPYAQQPGGIIEKEAPVHVSNVAVVCDACTKPTRVGYKKTEDGKKVRFCKKCNEIFK, encoded by the coding sequence ATGATGAAGACTAAGATCCGTAAAGACGACAAAGTCATGGTCATCGCCGGTAAGGACAAGGGAAAGATCGGCAAGGTGCTCAAGGTTCTGAAGAAGAAGGACAAAGTCCTGGTTGAGAAAGTCAACATGGTTCAGCGCCACACCAAAGCCAATCCCTATGCCCAGCAACCTGGCGGGATTATCGAGAAGGAAGCCCCGGTTCACGTATCCAATGTGGCTGTTGTGTGCGATGCATGCACCAAGCCCACGCGGGTCGGGTACAAGAAGACTGAAGACGGGAAGAAAGTTCGCTTCTGCAAGAAGTGCAACGAGATCTTCAAATAG
- the rplE gene encoding 50S ribosomal protein L5 has product MTRLEKVYKEKVVAELQKEFGYSSSMEIPNLTKISLNIGLGAAAQNSKLIEPAVKELTAIAGQKAVVTKAKKSIAQFKLREGMPIGTRVTLRGENMWDFYDRLVSFALPRVRDFRGVADRGFDGRGNFTMGIKEHTIFPELEIDQVELVKGMNVTVCTTAKTDKEAKLLLDLLGMPFKK; this is encoded by the coding sequence ATGACACGTCTCGAAAAAGTATATAAAGAAAAGGTGGTCGCCGAGCTCCAGAAGGAATTCGGTTACAGCTCTTCCATGGAGATCCCCAATCTTACTAAGATCTCCCTCAACATCGGTCTCGGTGCAGCTGCTCAGAACAGCAAGCTCATCGAACCCGCTGTGAAAGAGCTGACCGCTATCGCCGGCCAGAAGGCCGTCGTTACCAAGGCTAAGAAGTCCATCGCGCAGTTCAAACTGCGCGAGGGCATGCCCATCGGTACCCGCGTCACTCTGCGCGGCGAGAACATGTGGGACTTCTATGACAGGCTCGTGAGCTTCGCTCTGCCCCGTGTCCGCGACTTCCGCGGCGTTGCTGACCGTGGTTTTGACGGTCGTGGCAACTTCACCATGGGCATCAAGGAACACACTATCTTCCCCGAGCTTGAAATTGATCAGGTAGAGTTAGTTAAGGGCATGAACGTGACTGTGTGCACGACCGCCAAAACCGACAAGGAAGCCAAGCTGCTGCTCGACCTCCTTGGCATGCCCTTTAAAAAGTAG